Proteins co-encoded in one Medicago truncatula cultivar Jemalong A17 chromosome 8, MtrunA17r5.0-ANR, whole genome shotgun sequence genomic window:
- the LOC11441547 gene encoding probable prolyl 4-hydroxylase 10 produces the protein MVKFKHSSVGLRKPSLIICWTLFLTLFVTFTFLILIILTLRIPKPNHLNSITHSNTLRNEDDDNKRWVQIISWEPRAFLYHNFLTKEECEHLINIAKPSMHKSAVIDEETGNGVDSRERTSSGAFLKRGSDRIVKNIERRIADFTFIPVEHGENFNVLHYEVGQKYEPHYDYFMDTFSTTYAGQRIATMLMYLSDVEEGGETVFPNAKGNFSSVPWWNELSDCGKGGLSIKPKMGNAILFWSMKPDATLDPSSLHGACPVIKGDKWLCAKWMHVGEFKI, from the exons ATGGTGAAATTCAAGCACTCTAGCGTGGGACTTCGAAAACCGTCGCTAATAATATGTTGGACATTGTTCCTCACATTGTTTGTGACTTTCACATTCCTCATTCTTATTATCTTAACTCTTCGTATTCCTAAACCAAATCACCTTAACTCCATCACTCATAGTAACACTCTCAG AAATGAAGACGATGACAATAAGCGTTGGGTTCAAATCATATCGTGGGAGCCTAGAGCATTTTTATATCATAATTTTCTG ACAAAAGAGGAATGTGAACATCTAATCAATATAGCAAAGCCTAGTATGCATAAATCGGCTGTTATTGACGAGGAAACAGGAAATGGTGTGGACAGCCG GGAACGGACAAGCTCTGGAGCTTTTCTTAAGAGAGGAAGTGATAGAATTGTGAAGAATATTGAGAGAAGAATTGCTGATTTTACTTTTATACCTGTAG AGCATGGTGAAAACTTTAATGTTCTCCATTATGAAGTTGGACAAAAGTATGAACCTCATTATGACTACTTTATGGATACTTTTAGTACTACATATGCGGGTCAGCGTATAGCAACAATGCTGATGTACCT TTCAGATGTCGAAGAAGGGGGTGAGACGGTGTTTCCAAATGCCAAGGGAAATTTTAGCTCTGTGCCTTGGTGGAATGAGCTTTCCGATTGTGGAAAAGGAGGACTATCAATTAAGCCAAAGATGGGTAATGCTATACTTTTCTGGAGCATGAAGCCTGATGCAACTTTAGATCCATCGAGTTTGCACG GTGCTTGTCCTGTGATCAAGGGAGATAAGTGGTTATGTGCTAAATGGATGCATGTCGGTGAATTCAAAATCTAG